A region of Reichenbachiella carrageenanivorans DNA encodes the following proteins:
- a CDS encoding UDP-N-acetylmuramoyl-tripeptide--D-alanyl-D-alanine ligase — protein MDQTISFLYEKFLLSDGICTDTRALQKNQLFFALKGEHFNGNAYAEQAIASGALLAIIDEPQSSINNQFLLVDDVLTCLQQLASHHRSQFNIPFLAITGSNGKTSTKELTARVMASDRKVQYTKGNLNNHIGVPLTLLTIESDTEFVIVEMGANHLGEIATLCEIAKPTHGLITNIGSAHIGEFGGKEAIIRAKSELFDYLRKTGGVPFINLQDPVLQNMSKRFANAITYPNEWCALKSATPFVYYKDEYGDTHSTEMIGAYNFWNICAAVTIGKYFKVEDPYPAIDGYMPDNNRSQMIELGSNTIILDAYNANPDSVLAALNNLAVIKSQNRIAIIGDMKELGTYSLDEHKKVIDFAETLGLDAVYWVGNDFVNAYNHSKSKAFVKIEDLISLLQKQPLAGATVLIKGSRGMRMEQLTEHTELWT, from the coding sequence TTGGATCAAACCATTTCTTTCCTTTACGAAAAATTTTTGCTGAGCGACGGCATATGTACCGACACACGCGCACTGCAAAAAAACCAACTCTTCTTTGCCCTCAAAGGGGAGCACTTTAATGGCAACGCCTATGCCGAACAAGCCATAGCCAGTGGGGCACTACTAGCCATCATAGACGAACCCCAATCATCAATTAATAATCAATTTCTACTCGTAGATGACGTATTAACCTGTTTGCAGCAATTGGCCAGTCACCATCGCAGCCAATTCAACATTCCATTTTTGGCCATTACGGGCTCCAATGGAAAAACCTCTACCAAAGAACTCACCGCTCGTGTGATGGCCTCGGACAGAAAGGTTCAATACACCAAAGGCAACCTAAATAACCACATCGGGGTGCCGCTCACCCTGCTCACGATCGAATCCGATACGGAATTTGTGATCGTAGAAATGGGAGCTAATCATTTAGGAGAAATCGCCACATTATGTGAAATTGCCAAACCTACCCATGGGCTAATCACGAATATCGGATCGGCACATATTGGCGAATTTGGAGGTAAAGAAGCCATCATCCGAGCAAAAAGCGAACTCTTTGACTACCTCAGAAAAACAGGAGGGGTGCCATTTATCAACTTACAAGACCCTGTGCTTCAAAACATGTCGAAGCGCTTTGCCAATGCCATCACTTATCCTAATGAATGGTGTGCCTTGAAATCTGCGACGCCATTTGTATACTACAAGGATGAGTACGGCGATACGCACTCCACAGAGATGATCGGAGCTTACAATTTTTGGAATATCTGTGCCGCCGTGACGATAGGAAAGTATTTTAAAGTAGAAGACCCATATCCAGCTATCGACGGATACATGCCCGACAACAACCGATCTCAGATGATCGAACTCGGATCCAATACCATCATACTCGACGCTTACAACGCCAACCCTGATTCCGTGCTTGCTGCCTTAAACAATCTAGCCGTAATCAAAAGTCAAAACAGAATCGCCATCATAGGAGATATGAAGGAACTCGGAACCTACTCACTAGATGAGCATAAGAAAGTAATTGACTTTGCTGAAACCTTAGGATTAGATGCCGTGTATTGGGTAGGTAATGACTTTGTAAATGCCTATAACCATTCAAAGTCCAAAGCATTTGTCAAAATAGAAGATTTAATTAGCCTGCTTCAAAAACAACCTTTGGCAGGAGCCACAGTATTGATCAAAGGCTCGAGAGGGATGCGCATGGAGCAACTCACCGAACACACCGAACTATGGACTTAA